In a single window of the Campylobacter fetus subsp. testudinum 03-427 genome:
- a CDS encoding alpha/beta hydrolase family protein (Pfam match to PF12695.3 Abhydrolase_5), whose protein sequence is MAIKDIKVNGGVYSINYDIVNPNAETSILILHGWGANKEIMKKAFLNHLEDFKQIYIDLPGFGKSTLNHPLNTKKYAIIVSEFLNLIDIKPDFIMGHSFGGKVASLLNSPRLVLLSSAGIITKKPFLVRFKIKIFKLIKLFGFGKFYKLFATKDVAGMSKEMYETLKNVVDEDFRHIFANCKAKTLIFWGKDDKATPLKSGETISKLIANSEFYPLNGDHFFFLLHSKFISDKIKISLADEAQSKKLDDEHMQDCILEAGDDDA, encoded by the coding sequence ATGGCGATTAAAGATATAAAGGTAAATGGCGGAGTTTATAGCATAAATTATGATATTGTAAATCCTAATGCAGAGACTTCTATCTTGATTTTGCATGGTTGGGGTGCAAATAAAGAGATTATGAAAAAAGCTTTTTTAAATCATTTAGAAGATTTCAAACAGATATATATAGATCTCCCCGGCTTTGGTAAAAGCACGCTAAATCATCCTTTAAATACAAAAAAATACGCTATTATAGTATCTGAGTTTTTAAATTTAATAGACATAAAACCTGATTTCATAATGGGGCATAGTTTTGGCGGCAAAGTTGCTAGTTTGTTAAATAGTCCTAGACTGGTTCTTTTAAGTAGCGCTGGTATAATAACTAAAAAACCATTTTTAGTTCGCTTTAAGATAAAGATTTTTAAACTGATTAAATTATTTGGTTTTGGTAAGTTTTATAAGCTGTTTGCGACAAAAGATGTAGCTGGAATGAGTAAAGAGATGTATGAAACTCTAAAAAATGTTGTTGATGAGGATTTTAGACATATTTTTGCAAATTGCAAGGCTAAGACGTTGATTTTCTGGGGAAAAGACGATAAAGCAACACCTCTTAAAAGCGGAGAAACTATATCTAAACTGATCGCAAATAGCGAGTTTTATCCGCTAAATGGTGATCACTTTTTCTTTTTGTTACACTCTAAATTTATAAGCGATAAGATAAAAATCTCCTTAGCAGATGAAGCTCAAAGTAAAAAATTAGACGACGAACATATGCAAGACTGTATTTTAGAAGCAGGAGATGATGATGCTTGA
- the ddlA gene encoding D-alanine--D-alanine ligase (Pfam matches to PF07478.9 Dala_Dala_lig_C, and to PF01820.17 Dala_Dala_lig_N): protein MKFGIVFGGVSFEHEISIVSAIAVKKALKCELSFIFVDKLGDFYLINSDDMRANFFSSYKYKNSKKLHLKKGGFATHGIFGMNDLNVDCYINLIHGRDGEDGKIAGMFEFYNIAFIGPRLEASVMSFNKELTKLLAHKCAVKSLPYEMIKRGDRVKTELPFILKPARLGSSIGVSVVRDISNLDYALDVAFEFDQDILVEPFKEGIREFNLAGFKAENEFIYSFIEEPKKSDFLDFEQKYMSFSSSCAKEASIDDSLKIAIKDAFAKIYNGGNFDGALIRCDFFVLDNEVYLNEINPNPGSMANYLFTDFTSSVKKLANSIKPQKNIDIDYKFINSITSNKGKLA, encoded by the coding sequence ATGAAATTTGGTATAGTATTTGGCGGAGTGAGTTTTGAACATGAGATAAGTATAGTTTCAGCCATAGCTGTAAAAAAAGCTTTAAAGTGCGAACTTAGTTTTATTTTCGTAGATAAGCTTGGGGATTTTTATCTTATAAATAGTGATGATATGAGAGCGAATTTTTTTAGTAGTTATAAATATAAAAACTCAAAAAAACTTCATCTAAAAAAGGGTGGTTTTGCTACTCACGGGATATTTGGTATGAATGATCTAAATGTGGATTGTTATATAAATTTAATACACGGTAGAGATGGCGAAGATGGAAAAATAGCTGGTATGTTTGAGTTTTATAATATAGCTTTTATCGGACCTAGATTAGAAGCTAGCGTGATGAGTTTCAACAAAGAACTCACAAAACTATTAGCTCATAAATGCGCGGTAAAATCTCTACCTTATGAGATGATAAAAAGAGGCGATAGAGTTAAAACTGAGCTTCCTTTTATACTAAAACCAGCAAGACTTGGAAGTAGTATCGGCGTTAGCGTTGTTAGGGATATTTCAAATTTAGATTATGCGTTAGATGTGGCATTTGAGTTTGATCAAGATATCTTAGTAGAGCCTTTTAAAGAGGGTATAAGAGAGTTTAATTTAGCAGGATTTAAAGCTGAAAATGAGTTTATATACTCTTTTATAGAGGAGCCAAAAAAGAGTGATTTTTTAGATTTTGAACAAAAATATATGAGTTTTTCTAGTAGCTGTGCAAAAGAAGCGAGTATAGATGATAGCCTGAAAATAGCGATAAAAGACGCTTTTGCTAAAATTTATAATGGCGGAAATTTCGATGGAGCTTTGATAAGATGCGACTTCTTTGTTTTAGATAACGAGGTTTATCTAAATGAGATAAATCCAAACCCTGGAAGTATGGCGAACTATCTATTTACCGATTTTACGTCATCTGTAAAAAAGTTGGCAAATTCTATAAAACCACAGAAAAATATAGATATAGACTATAAATTTATTAATTCCATAACAAGCAATAAAGGTAAGCTAGCATAG
- the cheR gene encoding MCP protein methyltransferase (Pfam match to PF01739.14 CheR) has protein sequence MSEFVYDENGLQALISLIKKLCGNDLTNKKDIIKTKISNFATNKNIPDMDALLKKVSFESKLRQELLNLITINETYFYRELNQLNSVIYYANTMALSDNVKILCAPCSSGEEVYSLGMIAKTIGIDRQRLKIVGIDINSEVIQKCKEGIYNQRSIQNVSSNQKHMYFNRVDDMYQIKKELMPQMEFKVANIFDESLFKLGMFDIILSRNMMIYFDEEYRLMTIERFHKILKPFGRLYVGHADLVPYTDLYTKIVDIGSSYYEKL, from the coding sequence ATGAGTGAATTTGTATATGATGAAAATGGACTACAAGCATTAATTAGTCTGATCAAAAAACTATGCGGCAATGATTTAACCAACAAAAAAGATATCATCAAAACCAAGATATCCAACTTTGCTACAAATAAAAATATACCTGATATGGACGCTTTATTAAAAAAAGTATCTTTTGAATCAAAACTCAGACAAGAGCTTTTAAATTTAATAACTATAAACGAAACCTATTTTTACAGAGAGTTAAATCAACTAAACTCTGTTATATACTATGCAAATACTATGGCTTTGAGCGACAACGTAAAGATTTTGTGTGCTCCTTGCAGCAGCGGTGAAGAGGTATATTCCTTAGGAATGATCGCAAAAACTATCGGTATAGATAGACAAAGATTAAAAATAGTAGGTATAGATATAAACTCAGAAGTTATCCAAAAGTGTAAAGAAGGTATCTACAACCAAAGATCTATACAAAACGTAAGCTCAAATCAAAAACATATGTATTTCAACAGAGTTGATGATATGTACCAAATCAAAAAAGAACTAATGCCTCAAATGGAGTTTAAAGTAGCAAATATATTTGATGAAAGCTTATTTAAACTAGGAATGTTTGATATAATATTATCAAGAAATATGATGATATATTTTGATGAAGAGTATAGGCTGATGACTATAGAAAGATTTCATAAGATCTTAAAACCTTTTGGAAGACTATATGTAGGTCACGCCGATCTAGTTCCATATACTGATCTTTATACAAAAATAGTAGATATCGGCTCAAGCTACTATGAGAAGTTATAA
- a CDS encoding putative protein (DUF342 domain) (Pfam match to PF03961.9 DUF342), producing the protein MADEVIMPPIIVDTKSPYQEMEFIASNARVSVDNVDFNIISIDTQYKLKSDDDFVSATQSEIRMFDDDEFMSNPNLSISQNYKVEFFDKRIKKQPVLPKVSLGTNKNMTKVVASIKEDSNVKYYPTFEQDLINFIQKKLLRANILIGIRDHMMIREINKVTSILRIKEIIDKALTFVVVTGVDPVVAVDDNIIFYYKSKLKNSEKDKDDKINYSNRGFVQGVMEGEVIIEYIKPKIGVVGRNVKGDIISVYEPKISIKEKINVSQNIDVKEDDNSIKYIAKKNGYVSEEKGIYDIKDELDINEVSFKTTGSIETSLESDVKINIKEKDILKDAVGAGMSIETTSINVEGNVAKGANIVAKDVVIGGQTHAKSAIKAQTAEISVHLGRLICDEARIDRLESGYVRAKKVFINSVIGGEIIANEVHIKCLFSNSSITASALVEIDELKGTNNRICIDSGGVLNYEGKLEEYSKTMSKLKKDISIMPRELEGKKNIIDSNKESVNSIKQRIEELRSAKKAPPMSFLNKLKDFQALVYEYNSMLKDLNGKKAALNDLKEELKSIQSLVFEAKIINKDRWKELNEIKFKLIEPKKDITYSTRENELAKLITLRRATLGDEEIYEIKKSNEI; encoded by the coding sequence ATGGCTGATGAAGTTATAATGCCGCCCATAATCGTAGATACGAAAAGCCCATATCAAGAAATGGAGTTTATAGCTTCTAACGCTAGAGTTAGTGTTGATAATGTTGATTTTAATATAATTTCCATAGATACACAGTATAAATTAAAATCTGATGATGATTTTGTAAGTGCTACTCAGAGCGAAATTCGTATGTTTGATGATGACGAGTTTATGTCTAATCCAAATTTATCAATATCTCAAAATTATAAAGTAGAATTTTTTGATAAGCGTATTAAAAAGCAGCCTGTGTTGCCAAAAGTATCACTAGGCACAAATAAAAATATGACAAAAGTAGTAGCCTCTATAAAAGAGGATTCAAACGTAAAATACTATCCCACATTTGAACAAGATCTTATAAATTTCATACAAAAAAAGCTGTTAAGAGCAAATATATTGATAGGCATAAGAGATCATATGATGATTAGAGAGATAAATAAAGTAACTTCGATTTTACGTATAAAAGAGATTATCGATAAAGCATTGACGTTTGTAGTAGTCACAGGAGTAGATCCAGTCGTTGCAGTAGATGATAATATTATATTTTACTATAAAAGCAAATTAAAAAATAGCGAAAAAGATAAAGACGATAAGATAAATTACTCCAACAGAGGATTTGTTCAAGGAGTTATGGAAGGCGAAGTTATTATAGAGTATATAAAGCCTAAAATAGGAGTTGTCGGTAGAAATGTTAAAGGAGATATTATCTCTGTTTATGAACCAAAAATTTCGATAAAAGAGAAAATTAACGTAAGTCAAAACATAGACGTAAAAGAAGATGATAATAGTATAAAATACATAGCTAAGAAAAATGGTTATGTGAGCGAAGAAAAAGGTATATACGATATAAAAGATGAGCTTGATATAAATGAAGTAAGTTTTAAAACAACTGGATCTATAGAAACTAGCTTAGAATCAGACGTAAAAATTAATATTAAAGAAAAAGATATTTTAAAAGACGCCGTCGGTGCTGGTATGAGCATAGAAACAACTTCTATAAATGTAGAGGGAAACGTAGCTAAAGGTGCAAATATCGTAGCTAAAGACGTTGTTATAGGCGGTCAGACTCATGCAAAATCAGCTATCAAAGCTCAAACAGCAGAGATATCTGTTCATTTAGGACGATTGATATGCGATGAAGCAAGGATAGATAGATTAGAAAGTGGTTATGTTCGGGCAAAAAAGGTATTTATAAACTCAGTTATAGGTGGAGAAATAATAGCAAATGAAGTTCATATCAAGTGTCTTTTTTCAAACTCTAGCATAACTGCATCTGCTTTGGTAGAAATAGATGAGCTAAAAGGAACGAATAATAGAATTTGTATAGATTCTGGAGGGGTATTGAATTACGAAGGAAAATTAGAAGAGTACTCTAAAACTATGTCTAAGCTAAAAAAAGATATATCAATTATGCCAAGAGAGTTAGAAGGCAAAAAAAATATTATAGATTCAAATAAAGAATCCGTAAATTCAATAAAACAGAGAATAGAAGAGTTAAGAAGTGCAAAAAAAGCACCTCCTATGTCATTTCTAAACAAATTAAAAGATTTCCAAGCTTTAGTTTATGAATATAATAGTATGTTAAAAGATCTAAATGGTAAAAAAGCTGCTTTAAATGATTTAAAAGAAGAGTTAAAAAGCATACAAAGTCTTGTCTTTGAAGCTAAAATTATAAATAAAGATAGGTGGAAAGAGTTAAATGAGATTAAATTTAAATTGATTGAACCAAAAAAAGATATTACTTATAGCACGAGAGAAAATGAGTTGGCAAAGCTCATAACATTAAGGCGCGCTACTTTGGGTGATGAAGAGATATATGAAATAAAAAAATCAAACGAGATATAA
- the cheB' gene encoding MCP protein-glutamate methylesterase (Pfam match to PF01339.13 CheB_methylest), with product MKPKLILIGASTGGPGHLKKLLFDLNLPKNTSVVIAQHMSSMFMHSFVTQFNQDINPDVELLDKKIHLENKVYICGKNSVILNSQTLSANIDESKITTTFNPNVNMLFNSAVPICKYVSVMAILLTGIGDDGAVGLDKLYKAGAKCIAENEESAIVYGMPKRAKELNTKLETANLHDIKIKLERFINE from the coding sequence TTGAAACCAAAACTTATCCTTATAGGAGCATCCACGGGCGGCCCTGGTCATCTTAAAAAACTACTTTTTGATCTAAATCTTCCAAAAAATACCTCAGTAGTGATAGCTCAGCATATGAGTTCTATGTTTATGCATAGTTTTGTTACACAGTTTAATCAAGATATAAATCCAGATGTAGAGCTACTAGATAAAAAAATACATCTTGAAAACAAAGTGTATATCTGCGGGAAAAATAGTGTAATACTAAACTCACAAACACTAAGCGCAAATATCGATGAAAGTAAAATCACAACTACGTTTAACCCAAATGTTAATATGCTGTTTAACTCAGCAGTTCCTATCTGTAAATACGTAAGCGTTATGGCTATACTACTAACTGGTATAGGAGATGATGGCGCTGTTGGGCTAGATAAATTATACAAAGCTGGAGCAAAATGCATAGCTGAAAATGAAGAATCAGCCATAGTATATGGTATGCCAAAACGCGCAAAAGAGTTAAATACGAAATTAGAAACTGCAAACTTACACGATATAAAAATTAAATTAGAGAGATTTATTAATGAGTGA
- a CDS encoding putative toxin-antitoxin system, antitoxin component, Phd/YefM family (Pfam match to PF02604.15 PhdYeFM_antitox), with amino-acid sequence MATFSKNEVYTATEVVRNFSSILTKIAKAEMKRAFIVKNNRFEAVLLNMDEYERLNEAVVLLEAIYTTQKKERVENGD; translated from the coding sequence ATGGCTACATTTAGTAAAAATGAAGTATATACCGCAACAGAAGTCGTGAGAAATTTTAGTTCCATACTTACTAAAATTGCAAAAGCAGAGATGAAAAGAGCGTTTATAGTTAAAAACAATCGCTTTGAAGCGGTACTTTTAAATATGGACGAGTACGAAAGACTAAATGAAGCAGTAGTTTTGCTAGAAGCGATATATACTACTCAAAAAAAAGAGAGAGTTGAAAATGGCGATTAA
- the ruvA gene encoding RuvABC resolvasome, subunit RuvA (Pfam matches to PF01330.17 RuvA_N, and to PF14520.2 HHH_5, and to PF07499.9 RuvA_C) has translation MIKAIEGIITKKEPTNVWIKTLSGVSYGVSISLFTSASLQKGEKVELFITQVIREDANLLYGFIKESEQRIFEMLLKVNGIGASTAMAVCSSLGPDEFSIAVMNGDDAVLRRVPGIGPKTARTLIAQLSDAKFGEINSMPSYQNEAFMALESLGFKRDRISKVLNECSSNDTASLIKEALKKLA, from the coding sequence ATGATAAAAGCAATAGAAGGAATAATTACAAAAAAAGAGCCGACTAACGTCTGGATAAAAACTCTTAGCGGAGTGAGCTATGGAGTTTCTATATCGCTTTTTACTAGCGCAAGTTTGCAAAAAGGTGAAAAAGTCGAACTTTTTATAACTCAAGTTATAAGAGAAGATGCAAATTTGCTTTATGGTTTCATAAAAGAGAGTGAGCAGCGTATATTTGAAATGCTTTTAAAAGTAAATGGTATAGGAGCTTCAACGGCTATGGCGGTTTGTTCTAGTCTAGGTCCTGATGAGTTTAGTATAGCAGTTATGAATGGTGATGACGCTGTTTTAAGAAGAGTTCCTGGGATAGGTCCAAAAACTGCAAGAACTCTTATAGCTCAGCTAAGTGATGCTAAGTTTGGAGAGATTAACTCTATGCCAAGTTATCAGAATGAAGCGTTTATGGCTTTAGAGAGTTTAGGTTTTAAAAGAGATAGAATTTCAAAAGTATTAAATGAATGTTCTAGTAACGATACTGCTTCTCTTATCAAAGAAGCACTTAAAAAACTTGCGTAA
- a CDS encoding H+ antiporter protein, major facilitator superfamily (Pfam match to PF07690.12 MFS_1): MIKYLALLRYNSNLRILTSIQFICYFGMWFSHTGIFTLLIELNAPVWAVTLAAAMAFIPNVFLAPINGIIIDKFSAKPMMIFLMLIETVTVLMLVFIDDLSLLPLLFVLIFVRMGTGVTYFQTEMSLLPSLMTKKNLKLANEIHSIIWAASYTAGMGIAGVFIHYFGIKEAFLFDFGLYILGMFLLTKLRVPDIIKTRTQKVFEMMKDGLKYIKSSPLIMHLILLHSFVGITAYDNLIALMANYKYKEIMSVSLIIGFMNMTRAISLVVGPIALSKFTNTKTLIWLFVGEFLGISLWAILQFDYYLGLIGLVAAGFCTSTLWSFTFTMLQNSCDKKYYGRVIAYKDMVYFIISASVSLLIGLAYELGMELYMITFVMGFMFFLGAFYYKFVYEKYFL, from the coding sequence ACTTTGGAATGTGGTTTTCACATACTGGAATTTTCACTCTTTTGATAGAACTTAACGCTCCTGTGTGGGCTGTAACGTTGGCTGCGGCGATGGCGTTTATACCAAATGTTTTTTTAGCTCCGATAAATGGCATAATAATAGATAAATTTAGTGCAAAACCTATGATGATATTTCTTATGCTTATAGAAACTGTGACTGTTTTGATGCTAGTTTTTATAGATGATCTTAGTTTGCTTCCGCTTTTATTTGTTCTTATATTTGTTAGAATGGGAACTGGAGTGACTTATTTCCAAACAGAGATGAGTTTGCTTCCTAGTTTGATGACTAAAAAAAATCTCAAACTAGCAAACGAGATACACTCTATCATTTGGGCTGCATCATACACCGCAGGTATGGGAATAGCCGGAGTTTTTATACATTATTTCGGTATCAAAGAGGCATTTTTGTTTGATTTTGGATTGTATATTTTAGGAATGTTTCTACTTACAAAGCTTAGAGTTCCAGATATCATAAAAACAAGAACGCAAAAAGTATTTGAGATGATGAAAGATGGTCTAAAATATATAAAAAGTAGCCCTCTTATAATGCATCTTATACTGCTTCACTCTTTTGTAGGTATAACCGCGTATGATAATCTAATAGCTCTTATGGCAAATTACAAATACAAAGAGATAATGAGCGTATCTTTGATAATCGGTTTTATGAATATGACTAGAGCTATATCGCTTGTAGTAGGACCTATCGCACTTAGTAAATTTACAAACACAAAGACGCTTATTTGGCTTTTTGTCGGTGAGTTTTTAGGTATATCTTTGTGGGCGATTTTACAGTTTGATTACTATTTAGGGCTTATAGGATTAGTAGCAGCAGGATTTTGCACATCTACTCTTTGGTCATTTACATTTACAATGCTTCAAAACAGCTGCGACAAAAAGTATTACGGGCGCGTTATAGCTTATAAAGATATGGTGTATTTCATAATATCTGCTAGTGTATCTTTGCTTATAGGTTTAGCTTATGAGCTTGGTATGGAGCTTTATATGATAACATTTGTAATGGGATTTATGTTTTTTCTAGGTGCGTTTTATTATAAATTTGTCTATGAGAAGTATTTTTTATAA